One Yoonia sp. BS5-3 genomic window carries:
- the argE gene encoding acetylornithine deacetylase, whose translation MDARALLDRLVAFPTVSRDGNLELIDFVENYLADLGVSSTKVPNADGSKAALYAHIGPQVDGGVVLSGHTDVVPVDGQAWDSDPFTVTERDGRLYGRGTCDMKGFDALALAAVPLALARGIKRPLQIALSYDEEVGCLGAPPMIDHMVAMGMPRADTVLVGEPSMMKVVTGHKGGIGYHMHFQGFEVHSSLAPTGVSAIMMAAKLINWANEVNAENAAKTPGPLAADFVPPYTTLHVGTITGGTAHNITAKDCHFGFDFRIVPGEDIGDWQARFQAKLSELEAEMKAIRPEAGITADQYFDLPGLKPEQDGVAEGLARQLTGDNGTHVVSYGTEAGQFQERGYSAVICGPGDIAQAHQPNEFISIDQFQKGEAFIAKLIDTLAQ comes from the coding sequence ATGGATGCGCGTGCGCTGCTTGACCGGCTTGTCGCCTTTCCGACGGTTAGCCGGGATGGCAATCTGGAACTGATTGATTTCGTTGAAAACTACCTGGCCGATTTGGGCGTCAGCAGCACCAAAGTACCAAATGCAGATGGCAGCAAAGCCGCGCTTTATGCCCATATCGGGCCGCAGGTCGATGGGGGGGTGGTGCTGTCAGGGCATACGGACGTGGTGCCCGTGGATGGGCAAGCCTGGGACAGCGATCCGTTCACGGTGACAGAACGCGATGGCCGGCTTTACGGGCGCGGAACCTGCGACATGAAAGGCTTTGACGCGCTGGCACTGGCCGCCGTACCGCTCGCCTTGGCACGCGGGATCAAACGACCCCTGCAAATCGCACTCAGCTATGACGAAGAGGTCGGCTGCCTTGGCGCACCGCCGATGATCGATCACATGGTGGCGATGGGAATGCCCCGGGCGGATACCGTCCTGGTGGGCGAGCCTTCGATGATGAAAGTCGTCACCGGGCATAAGGGCGGCATCGGCTATCACATGCATTTCCAAGGGTTTGAGGTGCATTCATCGCTGGCGCCAACGGGCGTTAGCGCGATCATGATGGCAGCCAAACTGATCAACTGGGCCAATGAGGTAAACGCCGAAAACGCCGCCAAAACGCCCGGGCCGCTGGCCGCTGATTTTGTGCCCCCTTACACGACCTTGCATGTGGGCACGATCACCGGCGGCACGGCCCATAACATCACGGCCAAAGACTGCCATTTCGGTTTCGATTTCCGGATCGTACCGGGCGAAGATATCGGCGATTGGCAAGCACGGTTTCAGGCGAAATTGTCCGAGCTTGAGGCGGAAATGAAAGCCATACGCCCCGAGGCCGGGATCACCGCCGATCAATATTTTGATCTGCCAGGGCTGAAGCCGGAACAAGATGGGGTGGCAGAGGGGCTGGCGCGGCAATTGACCGGCGATAACGGCACCCATGTGGTCAGCTATGGAACTGAGGCAGGGCAGTTTCAGGAACGCGGTTATTCGGCAGTGATCTGCGGGCCGGGGGATATCGCGCAGGCCCATCAGCCCAATGAATTTATCAGCATCGATCAATTTCAAAAGGGCGAGGCATTCATCGCCAAGCTGATCGACACGCTGGCACAATGA
- a CDS encoding FAD-dependent oxidoreductase: protein MPGVAKGPMPENADVVVIGGGIIGVMTAWALAKKRQKVVLVEKGQVGAEQSTRNWGWIRAQGRDRAELPIMCEAAAMWRQLNREIGEDIGLRQTGVAYLARKPADIARYEKWLPHAKEAGIDTKLLSAAETQKLLPGAATHWQGALWTASDMRAEPALAVPALARAAVRDGVIICENCAARVLDIAAGRISGVITEAGPIKTTAVVVAGGAWSALFLRRHGVHIPQLSVRASVAATEPLPLVFEGAASDGKLAFRRRQDGGYTLAPPGFQELFIGPDAFRALGHFKDLIKADPLGTRLWPAAPRHYPDGWGTARRWSAEQISPFEKMRVLNPAPNRRKLRKLAKAFGDHFPALGGVTLRSTWAGMIDAMPDIVPVVDQAGDLPGLTIATGMSGHGFGIGPAFGQIAAQLVLGETVKHEIGRFRLSRFTEGTTLEKGPDV from the coding sequence ATGCCGGGCGTGGCTAAGGGTCCCATGCCCGAGAACGCGGATGTGGTGGTCATTGGGGGTGGGATCATCGGGGTGATGACCGCATGGGCACTTGCCAAGAAACGGCAAAAGGTCGTTTTGGTTGAAAAAGGGCAGGTCGGGGCCGAACAATCCACGCGAAACTGGGGCTGGATCCGGGCACAAGGGCGGGACCGGGCCGAGCTGCCGATCATGTGCGAAGCGGCGGCCATGTGGCGGCAATTGAACCGTGAAATCGGCGAAGATATCGGGCTGCGGCAAACCGGCGTGGCCTATCTGGCACGCAAACCTGCCGATATCGCGCGCTACGAAAAATGGCTGCCGCATGCCAAAGAGGCAGGGATCGACACCAAGCTGCTCAGCGCGGCCGAGACCCAAAAGCTGCTGCCGGGGGCGGCAACGCATTGGCAAGGCGCGCTGTGGACGGCCAGCGATATGCGGGCGGAACCGGCGCTGGCGGTGCCTGCCTTGGCGCGGGCGGCGGTGCGGGATGGGGTGATCATTTGCGAAAACTGCGCAGCGCGGGTGCTTGATATCGCAGCGGGGCGGATCAGCGGCGTGATTACCGAAGCAGGCCCAATTAAGACGACGGCAGTCGTTGTCGCCGGCGGTGCATGGTCGGCGCTGTTTTTGCGGCGGCACGGTGTGCATATCCCCCAGCTTTCCGTGCGGGCCTCTGTCGCGGCGACAGAACCGCTGCCACTGGTGTTTGAGGGGGCGGCCTCTGACGGAAAACTGGCGTTTCGGCGGCGGCAGGACGGGGGCTACACGCTTGCCCCGCCTGGGTTTCAAGAGCTGTTCATCGGCCCCGATGCCTTCCGGGCGCTGGGGCATTTCAAGGACCTGATCAAGGCAGACCCGCTGGGCACAAGGCTTTGGCCCGCCGCGCCGCGGCATTACCCCGATGGTTGGGGAACGGCCCGGCGCTGGTCGGCAGAACAGATCAGCCCCTTTGAAAAGATGCGCGTGCTGAACCCTGCGCCAAACAGGCGCAAATTGCGCAAACTGGCCAAAGCCTTTGGTGATCACTTTCCGGCCTTGGGTGGGGTCACTCTTCGATCGACTTGGGCGGGGATGATCGACGCAATGCCGGATATTGTGCCAGTGGTTGATCAGGCGGGCGACCTGCCCGGACTGACGATTGCCACGGGGATGAGCGGGCACGGTTTCGGCATCGGACCAGCTTTTGGGCAAATCGCAGCCCAGCTGGTGCTTGGCGAAACTGTGAAGCACGAAATCGGACGTTTTCGCTTGTCTCGGTTCACCGAAGGCACAACATTAGAAAAAGGCCCGGATGTTTGA
- a CDS encoding M20 aminoacylase family protein, whose product MPVKNRFAELLPEITAWRRDLHENPEILFETHRTSGIVAEKLQAFGCDEVVTGIGRTGVVGVIKGKSNGSGKVIGLRADMDALPIHEQTGLDYKSKTDGAMHACGHDGHTAMLLGAAKYLAETRNFDGTVVVIFQPAEEGGGGGREMCQDGMMDRWNIDEVYGMHNWPGLPTGQFSIRPGAFFAATDQFAITIEGRGGHAAKPHETIDSTLVAAHVITALQSIASRNANPVEQIVVSVTSVETSSKAFNVIAQKVHLKGTVRTMSAEMRNLAEERLKAISTGVAASFGASADVTYYRGYPCMVNHDEHTAYAAEAARVVAGACEDAPLVMGGEDFSFMLEERPGAYILVGNGDTAAVHHPEYDFNDEAIPAGCSWWAEIVEQRMPAA is encoded by the coding sequence ATGCCCGTTAAGAACCGCTTTGCCGAATTGCTGCCAGAGATTACCGCCTGGCGACGCGATCTGCACGAAAATCCTGAGATCCTGTTTGAGACACATCGGACCTCCGGGATCGTTGCGGAAAAATTGCAGGCCTTTGGCTGCGATGAGGTCGTGACCGGGATTGGCCGGACCGGCGTGGTTGGGGTGATCAAGGGCAAGTCAAACGGCTCGGGCAAGGTGATCGGGCTGCGCGCGGATATGGACGCTTTGCCGATCCATGAACAAACGGGGCTTGATTACAAATCCAAAACCGACGGGGCGATGCATGCCTGCGGGCATGACGGGCATACGGCGATGCTGCTGGGGGCGGCAAAATACCTTGCCGAGACGCGCAATTTTGACGGGACCGTTGTCGTGATCTTCCAACCCGCCGAAGAGGGCGGCGGCGGCGGTCGCGAGATGTGTCAAGACGGGATGATGGACCGGTGGAACATTGACGAGGTCTACGGCATGCATAACTGGCCGGGTCTGCCGACCGGACAGTTTTCGATCCGGCCCGGCGCGTTTTTTGCGGCGACAGATCAGTTTGCTATCACCATCGAAGGGCGCGGCGGGCACGCGGCCAAACCGCATGAAACGATCGACAGCACGCTGGTCGCAGCGCATGTGATCACTGCGCTGCAATCCATCGCCAGCCGCAACGCCAACCCGGTAGAACAGATCGTTGTGTCTGTGACATCTGTTGAAACCTCATCCAAGGCGTTTAACGTCATCGCGCAAAAGGTGCATTTGAAAGGCACCGTGCGGACAATGTCAGCCGAGATGCGGAATCTGGCCGAAGAGCGGCTCAAGGCGATCTCGACCGGGGTGGCAGCCAGCTTTGGTGCCAGCGCCGATGTGACCTATTACCGGGGTTACCCTTGCATGGTGAACCATGATGAACATACCGCATATGCCGCCGAAGCGGCGCGGGTGGTTGCCGGGGCCTGCGAAGATGCCCCGCTTGTGATGGGGGGCGAGGATTTTTCCTTCATGCTCGAAGAACGCCCCGGCGCTTATATTCTGGTTGGCAACGGAGATACGGCGGCGGTTCACCACCCGGAATATGATTTCAACGATGAAGCGATCCCGGCTGGCTGCAGCTGGTGGGCGGAAATTGTCGAGCAGCGGATGCCCGCAGCTTAA
- the moaA gene encoding GTP 3',8-cyclase MoaA, producing MTPPLIDPFARMIEYLRVSVTDRCDFRCVYCMAENMTFLPKKELLTLEELDRMCSAFIRLGVKKLRITGGEPLVRRDIMTFFRGMTRHLEDGSLTELTLTSNGSQLERFADDLFAAGVRRINISLDTLDDAKFAQITRWGRLPQVLRGIDTAQKAGLRVKINTVALQGFNEDELFTLTDWCASRDIDLTFIEVMPMGDLGNEDRLGQYWSLKDLRAQLAQQYTLTDLTERTGGPARYVQIAQTGQKIGFITPLSHNFCESCNRVRITCTGEIYTCLGQEGHSDLRGPLRASEADVDLENAIRAAIALKPKGHDFDYSRQQVDGQVSRHMSHTGG from the coding sequence ATGACACCGCCTTTGATAGACCCATTTGCCCGGATGATCGAATATCTGCGCGTTTCCGTGACGGATCGCTGCGATTTCCGCTGTGTCTATTGCATGGCCGAAAATATGACGTTTCTGCCCAAAAAAGAATTGCTGACGCTGGAAGAGCTGGATCGCATGTGTTCGGCCTTTATCCGTCTTGGCGTCAAAAAGCTGCGCATCACCGGCGGCGAGCCTTTGGTGCGGCGGGATATCATGACCTTCTTTCGTGGCATGACCCGCCATCTTGAGGATGGCAGCCTGACCGAACTGACGCTGACCTCAAACGGAAGCCAGCTTGAACGCTTTGCCGATGATCTTTTCGCGGCCGGTGTGCGGCGGATCAACATCTCGCTTGATACGCTGGATGACGCCAAATTTGCCCAAATCACCCGCTGGGGCCGCCTGCCCCAAGTGCTGCGCGGGATTGATACAGCCCAAAAGGCCGGGTTGCGCGTAAAGATAAATACCGTTGCGTTGCAGGGGTTTAACGAAGATGAGCTGTTCACCCTGACCGATTGGTGCGCCAGCCGTGATATAGATTTGACCTTTATTGAGGTCATGCCGATGGGCGATTTGGGCAATGAGGATCGGCTGGGGCAATATTGGTCGCTCAAAGACCTACGCGCCCAGCTGGCCCAGCAATATACCCTGACTGATCTGACCGAGCGGACCGGCGGACCGGCGCGTTATGTTCAGATTGCCCAAACCGGACAAAAGATCGGGTTTATCACACCGTTGAGCCATAATTTCTGCGAAAGCTGCAACCGGGTGCGGATTACCTGCACCGGCGAAATCTATACCTGTCTGGGCCAAGAGGGCCATTCAGATTTGCGGGGACCGCTGCGCGCCTCTGAGGCGGATGTTGATTTGGAAAATGCCATTCGGGCAGCCATCGCGCTGAAGCCCAAAGGGCATGATTTCGACTATTCTCGTCAGCAGGTCGATGGGCAGGTTAGCCGGCATATGTCCCATACGGGTGGCTAG
- a CDS encoding D-galactarate dehydratase produces the protein MRLIFVLPFAALAGCSSPSMQGIFGTAPQAPAAIPAPTLDPTPPPPPPSNATTVDQFDTTSEEDRAAATEVSDDSEAAELGVTIASLGSPAEPGIWLETPLVDVLTPGRITYQDKTINIELRPSGGVPGSGSQISLAAMRLIEAPLTSLPELTVFAQ, from the coding sequence ATGAGATTGATTTTTGTACTCCCCTTCGCGGCCCTCGCCGGTTGCAGCTCGCCCTCAATGCAAGGGATTTTTGGCACGGCGCCACAAGCACCCGCCGCAATTCCAGCGCCAACCTTAGATCCGACACCGCCGCCACCGCCGCCAAGCAATGCAACGACGGTGGATCAGTTTGATACCACAAGCGAAGAGGATCGGGCCGCCGCGACCGAAGTGTCCGATGACAGCGAAGCCGCCGAACTGGGCGTGACAATCGCCTCGCTTGGGTCACCTGCAGAGCCTGGTATCTGGCTGGAAACGCCGCTTGTCGACGTGCTGACACCGGGGCGCATCACCTATCAGGACAAGACCATCAATATCGAATTGCGCCCATCCGGCGGTGTGCCCGGATCAGGCAGTCAGATCAGCTTGGCCGCCATGCGCCTGATCGAAGCGCCGCTGACAAGCCTGCCAGAGCTGACCGTTTTCGCCCAATAG
- a CDS encoding DNA alkylation repair protein: MTPKQATALLRAAGDPAKAAEMHRYHKVDRPYLGLANPQIDAFVKEWRAAIDLETRLALSKGLWKGNIHEGRVAAAKLLTQARIRPDDQGAWDLITSWVPEFDAWAIADHASIAGQKRLVADPSRLDEVETWTTSDHMWTRRAALVMTLPWTKQNNPKPAEIAARDRVLGWAASYVNDHDWFIQKAIAWWLRELSKHDAPRVRQFLATHQSAMKPFAVREAGRKLAS; the protein is encoded by the coding sequence ATGACCCCAAAACAGGCAACTGCCCTGCTGCGCGCCGCCGGTGATCCTGCCAAGGCCGCCGAAATGCACCGCTATCACAAGGTTGACCGCCCCTATCTGGGCCTCGCCAATCCGCAAATCGACGCTTTTGTCAAAGAATGGCGCGCCGCGATTGATCTTGAAACGCGCCTGGCCCTGTCCAAGGGACTGTGGAAAGGCAATATTCACGAAGGGCGTGTGGCCGCCGCAAAACTGCTGACACAGGCTCGTATCCGCCCGGATGACCAGGGCGCTTGGGACCTAATCACATCATGGGTGCCTGAATTTGATGCCTGGGCCATAGCCGATCATGCCAGCATTGCAGGGCAAAAAAGGTTGGTGGCCGACCCCTCACGCCTTGATGAGGTTGAGACCTGGACCACATCCGATCACATGTGGACCCGGCGCGCGGCCTTGGTCATGACCCTGCCTTGGACCAAGCAAAACAACCCCAAACCCGCCGAGATCGCAGCCCGCGACCGCGTGCTTGGCTGGGCGGCATCTTATGTGAATGATCACGACTGGTTCATCCAGAAAGCCATCGCATGGTGGCTGCGCGAGCTGTCAAAACACGATGCCCCGCGCGTGCGCCAGTTCCTGGCGACGCATCAAAGCGCCATGAAACCTTTTGCCGTGCGCGAGGCGGGGCGCAAATTGGCGTCGTAG
- a CDS encoding GNAT family protein, producing MTWPAPVTLENAFVRLEPLQPDHAPALTAAAATLGDLWYTSIPQDVPAEIESRIARPNMQPFAVLGPDGAPIGMTTYLNTDPHNKRVEIGATWLAKTAQGTKVNTAMKLLMLTHAFEALGCNVVELRTHRLNRQSRAAIERLGAQLDGILRNHMIMPNGTLRDTAVYSIIGAEWPAIKAHLQAKLT from the coding sequence ATGACCTGGCCCGCCCCGGTCACGCTTGAAAATGCATTTGTCAGGTTAGAGCCGCTACAACCCGACCATGCACCTGCGTTGACCGCAGCCGCTGCGACCCTGGGCGATCTTTGGTACACATCCATACCCCAAGATGTCCCCGCTGAGATTGAAAGCCGCATCGCGCGGCCGAATATGCAGCCATTTGCCGTGCTTGGCCCTGATGGCGCACCTATCGGGATGACCACCTATCTCAATACCGATCCCCATAACAAACGGGTCGAAATTGGCGCCACATGGCTTGCGAAAACGGCGCAAGGCACAAAGGTAAATACTGCGATGAAGCTGCTGATGCTGACCCATGCGTTTGAGGCTTTGGGCTGCAACGTGGTTGAACTGCGCACCCACCGTTTGAACCGTCAGTCACGTGCCGCGATTGAGCGTCTGGGCGCACAGCTGGACGGTATTTTACGCAATCACATGATCATGCCCAACGGGACACTGCGCGATACGGCTGTCTATTCGATCATCGGGGCCGAATGGCCCGCAATCAAAGCCCATTTACAGGCGAAATTAACATGA
- the glmS gene encoding glutamine--fructose-6-phosphate transaminase (isomerizing): MCGIVGVLGNHEAAPILVEALKRLEYRGYDSAGIATVNHDRLDRRRAVGKLVNLSDLLVHEPLAGKSGIGHTRWATHGAPNVGNAHPHQSGGVAVVHNGIIENFRELRTFLTENGISFQTDTDTETIALLAQHYRNQGLSPRDAAEQTIARLEGAYALCFLFDGEDDLLIAARKGSPLAIGHGEGEMFVGSDAIALAPMTDKITYLEEGDWAIVTRNSVEIRDREGNIANRALKTIQIDTAQVDKAGYKHFMAKEIAEQPTVLQGALAHYINADGTAVTLPEPGIDFTQIERLTLVACGTAYYACMVAKYWFEQIARLPVEIDVASEFRYREPPVTPGTVALFVSQSGETADTLAALRYMEGKADKILSVVNVPESSIARESDLALPILAGTEIGVASTKAFTCQLTTLAILALKAAQARGHMDEDALAEKLAGLRALPGIMNLALQIESRTDQLATKLAEARDILFLGRGAMYPLAHEGALKLKEISYIHAEAYASGELKHGPIALVDKHVPVIVMAPRDALFDKTISNMQEVMARGGKVLLITDAEGAKEAGEGVWETILMPEIDPFLAPILYALPAQLLAYHTAVAKGTDVDQPRNLAKSVTVE; this comes from the coding sequence ATGTGCGGTATTGTTGGTGTTCTGGGCAATCACGAAGCCGCCCCGATCCTTGTCGAAGCGCTTAAGCGACTGGAATATCGCGGCTATGACAGCGCCGGGATCGCGACGGTCAATCATGATCGGCTGGATCGGCGGCGGGCTGTTGGCAAGCTCGTCAACCTGTCAGATTTGCTGGTCCATGAACCGCTGGCGGGCAAATCGGGCATCGGGCATACCCGGTGGGCTACGCATGGCGCGCCGAATGTGGGCAACGCGCATCCGCATCAATCTGGCGGCGTTGCGGTCGTTCATAACGGGATTATCGAAAATTTCCGGGAACTGCGCACGTTTCTGACCGAAAACGGCATCAGCTTCCAGACCGACACGGATACCGAAACCATCGCCCTGCTAGCCCAGCATTACCGCAACCAAGGGCTTAGCCCGCGCGATGCGGCCGAACAGACGATTGCCCGGCTTGAAGGGGCCTATGCGCTGTGCTTCCTGTTTGACGGCGAGGATGATCTGCTGATTGCCGCGCGCAAAGGATCGCCCCTGGCCATTGGCCATGGCGAAGGCGAAATGTTCGTCGGCTCTGATGCCATCGCCCTGGCCCCGATGACCGACAAGATCACCTATCTGGAAGAGGGCGACTGGGCCATCGTCACCCGCAATTCCGTCGAGATCCGCGACCGCGAAGGTAACATCGCCAACCGCGCGCTCAAGACAATCCAGATCGACACCGCGCAGGTGGACAAGGCCGGCTACAAACACTTCATGGCAAAGGAAATCGCCGAACAGCCGACCGTGTTGCAAGGCGCGCTGGCCCATTACATCAACGCAGACGGCACCGCCGTCACCCTGCCGGAGCCAGGCATCGACTTTACCCAGATTGAACGGCTGACGCTCGTGGCCTGCGGTACCGCCTACTACGCTTGCATGGTGGCTAAATACTGGTTTGAGCAGATCGCCCGCCTGCCCGTCGAAATCGATGTCGCATCCGAATTTCGGTATCGCGAGCCGCCGGTGACGCCCGGCACTGTCGCGCTTTTCGTCAGCCAATCAGGCGAGACGGCAGATACGCTGGCCGCACTGCGTTACATGGAAGGCAAGGCCGACAAAATCCTGTCGGTCGTCAACGTGCCCGAAAGCTCAATCGCGCGCGAAAGCGATTTGGCGCTGCCCATCCTTGCAGGAACCGAGATCGGCGTCGCCTCAACCAAGGCCTTTACCTGCCAGCTGACCACATTGGCGATCCTGGCGCTGAAAGCCGCCCAGGCGCGCGGCCATATGGATGAGGACGCGCTGGCTGAAAAGCTTGCCGGGCTACGGGCCCTGCCTGGGATCATGAACCTCGCGCTGCAAATCGAAAGCCGGACAGATCAGCTGGCCACCAAACTGGCTGAAGCGCGCGATATCCTGTTTTTGGGACGCGGCGCGATGTATCCACTGGCCCATGAAGGGGCGCTGAAGCTGAAAGAAATCAGCTATATCCATGCCGAGGCCTATGCGTCTGGAGAGCTGAAACATGGTCCCATCGCCTTGGTTGACAAACATGTGCCCGTCATCGTCATGGCCCCGCGCGACGCGCTATTCGACAAGACAATTTCCAACATGCAAGAGGTCATGGCGCGCGGCGGCAAGGTTCTATTGATCACCGATGCCGAAGGCGCGAAAGAGGCAGGCGAAGGCGTCTGGGAAACTATTCTGATGCCGGAAATTGACCCGTTCCTTGCACCTATCCTCTATGCGCTGCCCGCGCAGCTGCTTGCCTATCACACGGCGGTGGCCAAGGGCACAGATGTGGACCAACCGCGCAACCTGGCCAAATCGGTGACCGTCGAATGA
- the glmU gene encoding bifunctional UDP-N-acetylglucosamine diphosphorylase/glucosamine-1-phosphate N-acetyltransferase GlmU, with protein sequence MAIALIILGAGMGTRMNSDMPKVLHPIAGAPMLIHAMKSGSALAPEQTVIVAGHSAEAVQKAALAYDPAAITAMQSEQLGTAHAVAQARAALTDFNGDALVLYGDTPFISPETLAAMTAARKTHDLVVLGFHAAHPGRYGRLIMENDQLDRIVEFKDASEAERAVTLCNSGVIAADAQTLFDLIDAVDNDNAAGEYYLTDVISIGRSRGLSATVVTCDEAETLGVNSRAELAQAEQLFQAKARAAAQSDGVTLTAPETVFFAHDTVIGRDTLIEPNVVFGPGVTVESGTTIRAFSHLEGCHVSRGAVVGPYARLRPGAELAEDVKIGNFVEIKNAQIDEGAKVNHLTYIGDAQIGARSNIGAGTITCNYDGVFKHKTTIGTDAFIGSNTMLVAPVTVGDQAMTGSGSVITRDVPAGDLAVARARQENKSGFATRLFEKLRAKKKAKGS encoded by the coding sequence ATGGCGATTGCATTGATTATTCTGGGCGCTGGCATGGGCACACGGATGAATTCGGACATGCCCAAAGTGCTGCACCCGATTGCGGGTGCGCCAATGTTGATCCATGCGATGAAATCGGGCAGCGCTTTGGCACCGGAACAAACCGTTATTGTCGCGGGCCACAGTGCCGAGGCCGTACAAAAGGCCGCGCTCGCCTATGATCCCGCGGCGATCACCGCCATGCAATCCGAACAATTGGGAACCGCCCATGCCGTGGCCCAGGCCCGCGCCGCCTTGACGGATTTCAACGGTGATGCGCTGGTTCTTTATGGCGACACGCCTTTTATCAGCCCCGAAACCCTTGCTGCGATGACCGCCGCCCGTAAAACGCATGATCTTGTCGTGCTTGGCTTTCATGCGGCCCATCCGGGCCGCTATGGCCGGTTAATTATGGAAAATGATCAGCTGGACCGGATCGTCGAATTCAAAGACGCATCAGAGGCCGAGCGTGCCGTAACGCTATGCAACAGCGGTGTTATTGCCGCCGACGCCCAAACGCTGTTTGATCTGATTGACGCGGTTGATAACGACAATGCCGCGGGCGAATACTATCTGACCGATGTCATCAGCATTGGGCGCAGCCGCGGCCTGTCAGCCACCGTTGTCACCTGTGATGAGGCGGAAACGCTCGGCGTCAATTCACGCGCGGAACTGGCCCAGGCCGAGCAGCTGTTTCAGGCCAAAGCCCGCGCTGCTGCGCAAAGCGACGGGGTCACACTGACCGCCCCCGAGACTGTCTTTTTCGCCCATGACACTGTGATCGGACGCGATACGCTGATCGAGCCGAATGTGGTCTTTGGCCCCGGCGTGACCGTCGAATCCGGGACAACCATCCGCGCCTTTTCGCATTTGGAAGGCTGCCATGTCTCGCGCGGCGCGGTGGTCGGCCCCTATGCGCGGCTGCGTCCGGGGGCGGAATTGGCGGAGGACGTGAAAATTGGCAATTTCGTTGAAATCAAGAACGCGCAGATCGATGAGGGCGCCAAGGTCAACCATCTGACCTATATCGGCGATGCACAGATCGGGGCGCGCAGCAATATCGGCGCGGGCACAATCACCTGCAATTATGATGGCGTCTTCAAACATAAGACAACGATCGGGACAGATGCGTTTATCGGCTCAAACACGATGCTGGTCGCACCTGTCACCGTGGGCGATCAGGCCATGACCGGCAGCGGATCAGTCATCACACGCGATGTACCCGCAGGTGATCTGGCTGTGGCCCGCGCCCGGCAAGAAAACAAATCCGGTTTCGCCACGCGGCTTTTCGAAAAGCTGCGGGCCAAGAAAAAAGCAAAAGGGTCCTGA
- a CDS encoding HAD-IA family hydrolase has product MRTVIFDLDGTLADTSGDLIAAANTCFRGLGLGDLLDPAADAATALRGGRAMLNLGFSRIEGFGEADVDAQYPILLAAYATDIDTHTVLYPGAMEAVEKLKTDGYAVGIATNKPEGLAETLMQSLGVRDAFASLIGADTLPVRKPDPEHHFEAVRRAGGDPKRSLLVGDTATDRNTSRNAGVPSVLVTFGPGRDDVLKLDPEATIDSFAELPDVVARLIG; this is encoded by the coding sequence ATGCGCACAGTTATTTTTGACCTTGATGGCACCCTTGCCGATACCAGTGGCGATCTGATCGCTGCGGCCAATACCTGTTTTCGGGGGCTTGGCCTGGGCGATTTGCTGGACCCGGCGGCGGATGCTGCGACCGCCCTACGCGGTGGGCGTGCGATGCTGAACCTGGGGTTTTCGCGCATCGAAGGGTTCGGTGAGGCGGATGTTGATGCGCAATATCCGATCCTGCTGGCGGCTTATGCTACCGATATCGATACACATACCGTGTTATATCCCGGTGCGATGGAGGCGGTCGAAAAGCTGAAAACCGACGGTTACGCAGTGGGCATTGCCACCAACAAGCCCGAAGGTCTGGCAGAGACGTTGATGCAAAGCCTTGGCGTGCGGGATGCGTTTGCATCGCTTATCGGGGCCGATACGCTGCCGGTGCGCAAACCTGATCCGGAACATCATTTTGAGGCCGTCAGGCGCGCAGGTGGTGATCCCAAACGCTCGCTTTTGGTGGGGGACACGGCCACCGACCGCAATACATCACGCAACGCCGGGGTGCCGTCTGTTCTGGTGACATTCGGGCCGGGGCGGGACGACGTGCTGAAACTGGACCCCGAAGCGACCATCGACAGCTTTGCAGAATTGCCGGACGTCGTGGCGCGGTTGATTGGCTGA